From Halomarina ordinaria:
GTCTCACCGGCGGCCCCCTCGTCGGGTGCGTCGTCCGCGGTGGCGAGCAGTCCCGGCAGGTGTGTCGGGAACATCACATCTCACCCCCGAGGTAGGCGCGCTGGACCTCCGGGTTGTTCGTTATCTCCTCCGGCGTCCCCTCGGCGAGTTTCGAGCCGAAGCGGATGACGACCGCCCGGTCGATGAGCGAGAGCAGGCCGCGCATGTTGTGGTCGACGACCACCAGCGTCAGCCCCTCCTCGCGCAGTTCGCGCAGGAGGGTGGAGATGCTCTCGACCTCGCCGCCCGCGAGGCCGGCGAACGGTTCGTCGACCAGCAGGAGGTCCGGGTCGGTCGCGAGCGCGCGGGCGAGTTCGAGGCGCAACAGCCCCGCGTGAGGCAGTTCGTCCGGCGTCTGGTGGAGTCGGTCGCCGAGGCCAACCCGCTCGCAGAGGTCGGCGGCGCGCTCGCGGGTCCCCCCGCGCAGCCCCGACAGCGAGAACAGGCGGTCAGGCACCAGGGCGAGCGCGACGTTGTCGACCACGGTCCGGTCGTGGAGCGGACGGAACGACTGGAACGTCCGCGCCAGTCCGCGCTTGACCATCTCGTAGGCGGGCTCGCCCGTCACCTCCTCGCCCTCGTACCAGACGGTACCGTCCGTCGGCGGGAACGTCCCCGTGATGCAGTTGAACGTCGTCGACTTCCCCGCCCCGTTCGGGCCGATGAACCCCAGTATCTCCTGGCGCTCGACGGCGAACGAGAAGTCGTCGACGGCGGTCAGGCCACCGAAGCGCTTGGTCAACCCCTGCGTGACGAGGATACCGTCGTCGGGGCCGTAGGTGCGTTCGGTGTCGACGGACGCGTCGACCTCCTCCGTGGCTGTGTTCGTGTCAGTGCTCATCGTCGTCACCTTCGAGTGCGTCGCGGTAGTTCCGGTACACCGCCCGCTCGGGCGCGCGCCCGGCGTCGGCGTTCTCTCCATCGTTCGAGTCCTCGACCCGGCCGCCGTCCGTGGCGACGGGGTCCTCGCGGTCGCTCCGGACCCGGCGGAGCACGCGGCGGCCGCCGCGGATACCCGCCCGGACGATGCCGCCCGGGAGGACCAGCAGCAGGACCAGCGTGATGACCGCGAACAGCAGGAAGTCCATCTGGCTGAAGGGAATCGGCGGCGTGAGCACCACGCCCGTCTCCGTCCCCGGAATCGGTATCGTGAGCGCGTCGCCGAGGTTGCTCAGTCCGTCCTGCAGGAGGATGAGGAACACCCCGCCGATGGCCGCGCCGACGATGGTGCCCATCCCGCCGAGGATGGCCGCGATGATGACCTCGACGTTGACGATGACGCTCATCAGCTCCGAGGGGCGCGCGCCGCCGACCGGCGAGTGGACGAACATCGCGCCGGCGAGGCCGCCGACGGCGGCGCTCAGCACGAACGCGAACGTCTTGAACTTCGCCGGGTTCAGCCCGGCGGCGGCGACGGCGTCCTCGTCCTCGCGGATGGCGGTGAACACGCGCCCGGCGTCCGAGCGCGTCACCGCGAACAGCAGCGCGAAGATGAGCGTGAACAGCACCAGCGCGATGTAGTACACCTCCAGCGCGGCGTCGCTACCCAGGCCGAGGAAGTAGTCCTCGCCGAGCAGCCCGCGCTCGCCGCCGAAGGTCCCGCTCTGCCAGATGAAGACGTTGAGCAGGATGAGCGGCGCGACGAGCGTCACGAGCGAGAGGTACGGGCCGCGCAGGCGCAGCGCCGGCACCCCGATGACGAGGCCCGTCACCGCGGCGAGGACGACGCCGACCGGAACCGCGAGCGCCGGCGCGATGCCGAACTCGATGTTCAACAGCGCCGAGGTGTACCCCCCGACGGCGAAGAACACGCCGTGACCGAAGGAGATCTGGCCGGTGTAGCCGGAGACGACGTCCCAGCTCATGGCGAACATCCCGAAGTAGAGCGCGCCGGTGAGCTTCAGCAGGAGGAGGTTGTCGACGGCGAACACGAAGACGCCGGGGATGCCGATGCCGAGTTCGAACTCCGAGAGCAGCGGCAGGACGGCCATGAAGACGAGGCCGAGCAGGCCGAGGACGTACCGCAGCGACAGCCCCGAGGACTCGAGTCGCTCGAACAGGCCGCCGGAGACGGTGTCGCTACTCACGCGACTCACCTCCGACGGACGTCGCGTTCGGCGTCATGCTTCCACCAGTTCGCGGCCGAACAGGCCCTCCGGTTTCGCGAGCAACACGGCGACGAGCACGATGAGAGGCGTCAGTCCCGTGAGGCTCGGGCTGATGTACTCGATGGTCATGATTTCGAGGAAGCCGATGAGGTACGCCCCGAGGACGCTCCCCTTGATGGAGCCGATACCCCCGAGGACGACGATGGTGAACGAGAGCACGAGTGGCCCCTGTCCCATCGCGTAGCTGGCCGTCTGGAACGAGCCGAGGAACACGCCCGCCAGACCGGCGATGGCGCCGGCGAGCACCCACGTCATGAGGTTGATGCGGTCGGCCTCGATGCCGACGAGCGCCGCGCCCTTGTGGCTCATGCTGGTCGCGAGCAGCGCCTTGCCCGCTTTCGTGTAGTTGACGAACGCGAACAGGCCGGCGATGACGACCCACGAGAGGACGAACACCGCGAGCATGTTCAACTGGACGTTCGTCCCGAGGATGTCCGCGTTACCGCGCAACAGCGCCGGGATGGACTTCTCCTCCGTGCCGACGAGCACGACGACCACCTGCTCGATGGCGACGGCGGTGACGAGCGTCGTTATCATCACGAGGATCGGCTCGTCCTGGATGCGCTTGACCAGTCCGAGGTAGAGGACGGCGCCGAACAGTCCGGAGGCCGCGACCGCGGCGAGGATACCGACGCCGACGCCGTAGCCGAAGACCCGCGTGACGTAGTACGTCGTGTAGGCGCCGACGGTGATGCTGGCGCCGTGAGCGAGGTTGAGGACGCCCCCAACCCCGAAGATGAGGGTGAACCCGATGGCCACCAGCGCGTACAGCGCGCTGATGATGGCCGTCTCGACGAGGACGGATGCGACGGACATCTACTGAATCCACTCGGGTTTCACGTAGTCGCCCGTGGTGAACTTGTCCGGGTAGATGACCGTCTGGTCGCCGTCCTGCCACTGCTGGAAGACCGGGTCGACCTTGTCCTCCGCGTAGACGACGTCGTGGGCGAACTCGTCGTCCGGGGGGTAGTAGGAGATGGTCCCGGCGGTCCCGGTGTAGGAGCTCTCCTCCAGACCCGTGACGACCTCGTCGGCGTCGAGGGTCCCCAGTTCCTTGACGACCTCCGCGTACTGCATGACGGCGTCGTAGGTGATGTAGCCGGTGTAGACGGGGTAGCTGTCGAACTCCTCGTTGTAGGCGTCGGAGAACGGCACCGTCTTCTCGGTCACCTCGCTCTCGGGCGTCGCGGAGTTCTGCGTGACGGCGTAGTTGCACGCCCCGTCGACGGCCTCGTAGTAGGAGGGCAACTGCATCGGGACGTGGATGCCGCCGAACTCGAAGTTCCGCTGCTGGCGCGCCCACTGGACGATGGCCGGCGTCCCCGTGTGGGCCATGGCGATGAACGCCGCGTCCGCGCCGGAGTCCTCCACGTCGTCGTAGATGGGCGAGAAGTTCTCCGTCCCGGAGGCGTAGCGCTGCTCCATCGCCACCTCGACGCCGGTGTCCCCGAGGTTCTCGTCGAGGGCGTCCTGAACGGGACCGGTCCACTCGTAGTCCTCGACGAGCACCGCCACCGACTCCCAGCCGAGGTCCTCGCGCTTCGCGTCGAGGAAGTCGACCATGTTCACGCCGAGTTCGTAGGCGTTGATGGGACCCGTCCGGAAGTGGTACTTGTAGGTGTCGTACTCCTCGTGGACCAGCCGGGAAGCCTCCGGCGTCGCGGCGCCGGAGGTCATGTGTATCGTCTGCTCGCTGGCGATGTCGTCCATGATGGCGAGCAGCACCTCGCTGGTGAACACCCCGGTCGTCATATGGACCTCCTCGCCCTGGGTGAGTTCGCGGTACTTCGTGCGCCCGGTGCCGGGGTCCTCCTTCGTATCCTCGACGACCACCTCGAAGGAGGTGCCCTCGATGAACCCGTCGTCGGTCAGTTGCTGGGCCGCGAGGCGCGCCCCGTTGGCGATGGAGCCGCCGATGGGGTCGTTGCCCGGTTCCGGCGCCAGCACGCCGATCTTGATCGTCCCCGGGAAGTCACCGCCGCCGCCACCGCCGGAACTGTTGTCACCGGAGTCGTTGTCGCCGCCCCCGCCCTCGTCCCCCGTGTCCGTCGTACTCACACACCCCGCGAGGCCGACCGCCACCGCGCCGGCCCCCGCCGTCCGCAGGAACGTCCGTCGGCGGACGTCGCTACCAACGTTTTTCGAGCCCCCGTTCGAGCTACCATCGTTCGACGTTTTTGAACCTGATTTACCATCCGTAACCATACGTTGTCATGCGTTATTATACCACGACCTTAAATCTAGAGGGTTTGTTACATGGTCGTTGATAACGATTTCCTCCTAGCGAGCGGTCCACCCGCCGTCGACGGCGAGCGTCGCGCCGGTGACGTAGCTCGCGGCGTCGCTCGCGAGGAAGACGGCCGGCCCCGCTATCTCCTCGGGGTCCGCGAAGCGGTCGAGTGGCGTTCGGTCGAGGATAGAAGCGCTGAGGTCGTCGTTCTCCCGGAGGTCGCCGGTGAGGTCGGTCGCCACGTAGCCGGGCGCGAGACAGTTGACGCGAACGTCCGGTGCCCAGTCGAGCGCGAGGCTCTTGGTCAGGCCGACCAGCCCGTGTTTCGAGGCGACGTACGGGTGCTGTCTGGGGAGCCCCACGAGGCCCCCCACGCTCGCGACGTTGACGACGGAGCCGCCGCGCTCGCGGAGGTGCGCCGCTCCCTCGCGGGCGCAGAGGAACGCCCCGCGCAGGTTCACGTCCGTCACGAAGTCGAACCCCTCCGCGTCGACACGCTCGGGCGTCCCCAGCGCGGCGTCGGGGTTGATGCCGGCGTTGTTCACGACCACGTCGGCGCCGCCGTACTCCTCCTCCACGCGGTCGAACAGCGCCGCGACGCTGTCGGGGTCGGCGACGTCGGTCGAGACGGCGAGCGCCTCCCCCCCGTCGGCCTGGATACCCTCGACGACGGTCGCGAGGTCGTCCGCGCTCCGGGCCGTCGGGACGACCGTCGCCCCCGCCGCCGCCATCCCTTCGGCTATCGCCCGTCCGATGCCGCGGCTCCCGCCGGTGACGACCGCGACGCGTCCCGCGAGGTCGAACTGCTCGTGCATGCGCCTGTCTGCCACGCACGCCGAAATAAAGGGTCCGACTCGGGGACGCACGCGGACCGCCGCCACCCGGAGGTATACGGCCGGGGCGCTCCTCTCCCAGCCAATGTTGCTCCACTGGCACCGGTGCGACCTCCGGGCGGCCGACAACGTCGCGCTCGCGGAGGCGGCCGACGACGACGTCCTCCCCGTCTTCGTGTTCGACGAGGCGGTGCTGGCGCACGCCTCGCCGCCGCGCGTGGCGTTCATGCTCGACGCGCTCGCGAACCTCAGAGGGTGGTACCGCGAGCGCGGCGGCGACCTGGCGGTCGGCCACGGGGACCCGGCCGACGTGCTGGTCGACGTCGCGGCCGAACACGGCGCCGACGGCGTCCGCTGGAACCACGACTACTCGGGGCTCGCACAGCGCCGGGACGACGCCGTCCGGA
This genomic window contains:
- a CDS encoding ABC transporter substrate-binding protein is translated as MSTTDTGDEGGGGDNDSGDNSSGGGGGGDFPGTIKIGVLAPEPGNDPIGGSIANGARLAAQQLTDDGFIEGTSFEVVVEDTKEDPGTGRTKYRELTQGEEVHMTTGVFTSEVLLAIMDDIASEQTIHMTSGAATPEASRLVHEEYDTYKYHFRTGPINAYELGVNMVDFLDAKREDLGWESVAVLVEDYEWTGPVQDALDENLGDTGVEVAMEQRYASGTENFSPIYDDVEDSGADAAFIAMAHTGTPAIVQWARQQRNFEFGGIHVPMQLPSYYEAVDGACNYAVTQNSATPESEVTEKTVPFSDAYNEEFDSYPVYTGYITYDAVMQYAEVVKELGTLDADEVVTGLEESSYTGTAGTISYYPPDDEFAHDVVYAEDKVDPVFQQWQDGDQTVIYPDKFTTGDYVKPEWIQ
- a CDS encoding ABC transporter ATP-binding protein → MSTDTNTATEEVDASVDTERTYGPDDGILVTQGLTKRFGGLTAVDDFSFAVERQEILGFIGPNGAGKSTTFNCITGTFPPTDGTVWYEGEEVTGEPAYEMVKRGLARTFQSFRPLHDRTVVDNVALALVPDRLFSLSGLRGGTRERAADLCERVGLGDRLHQTPDELPHAGLLRLELARALATDPDLLLVDEPFAGLAGGEVESISTLLRELREEGLTLVVVDHNMRGLLSLIDRAVVIRFGSKLAEGTPEEITNNPEVQRAYLGGEM
- a CDS encoding SDR family NAD(P)-dependent oxidoreductase encodes the protein MHEQFDLAGRVAVVTGGSRGIGRAIAEGMAAAGATVVPTARSADDLATVVEGIQADGGEALAVSTDVADPDSVAALFDRVEEEYGGADVVVNNAGINPDAALGTPERVDAEGFDFVTDVNLRGAFLCAREGAAHLRERGGSVVNVASVGGLVGLPRQHPYVASKHGLVGLTKSLALDWAPDVRVNCLAPGYVATDLTGDLRENDDLSASILDRTPLDRFADPEEIAGPAVFLASDAASYVTGATLAVDGGWTAR
- a CDS encoding branched-chain amino acid ABC transporter permease, which gives rise to MSSDTVSGGLFERLESSGLSLRYVLGLLGLVFMAVLPLLSEFELGIGIPGVFVFAVDNLLLLKLTGALYFGMFAMSWDVVSGYTGQISFGHGVFFAVGGYTSALLNIEFGIAPALAVPVGVVLAAVTGLVIGVPALRLRGPYLSLVTLVAPLILLNVFIWQSGTFGGERGLLGEDYFLGLGSDAALEVYYIALVLFTLIFALLFAVTRSDAGRVFTAIREDEDAVAAAGLNPAKFKTFAFVLSAAVGGLAGAMFVHSPVGGARPSELMSVIVNVEVIIAAILGGMGTIVGAAIGGVFLILLQDGLSNLGDALTIPIPGTETGVVLTPPIPFSQMDFLLFAVITLVLLLVLPGGIVRAGIRGGRRVLRRVRSDREDPVATDGGRVEDSNDGENADAGRAPERAVYRNYRDALEGDDDEH
- a CDS encoding branched-chain amino acid ABC transporter permease, which produces MSVASVLVETAIISALYALVAIGFTLIFGVGGVLNLAHGASITVGAYTTYYVTRVFGYGVGVGILAAVAASGLFGAVLYLGLVKRIQDEPILVMITTLVTAVAIEQVVVVLVGTEEKSIPALLRGNADILGTNVQLNMLAVFVLSWVVIAGLFAFVNYTKAGKALLATSMSHKGAALVGIEADRINLMTWVLAGAIAGLAGVFLGSFQTASYAMGQGPLVLSFTIVVLGGIGSIKGSVLGAYLIGFLEIMTIEYISPSLTGLTPLIVLVAVLLAKPEGLFGRELVEA